A single genomic interval of Adhaeribacter pallidiroseus harbors:
- a CDS encoding trans-sulfuration enzyme family protein — MSANEHAPIKPKITPIYQTSVFTFADLNELELYFDQPGQHYMYSRFGNPNSDELAAEVNKLEKGDGAVVTSSGMSAILTAVLTFCQAGDHMLCAEEIYGGSATLLNQELQRLGITVTFVPTEHTYNLASYVQENTKAILAETFSNPLLTVLDIARLAALCQQHQIKLIIDNTFASPVITRPLDLGADLVMHSVTKYLAGHSDVTAGVIVAKGEEAAKRIKQIVMYYGLNLSPFDSWLATRGLKTLRLRIKQHSANAQEIAIFLSQHPKVRRVYYPGLADHPQHELAQQQGKGLFGGMLSFQISDELEKVNAFMQALPHIPFAPSLAGVTTSISHPLRTSHRSFSPEKQEKLGITLGLIRLSVGVEEAEDLIQELDTALAAI; from the coding sequence ATGTCGGCTAACGAACACGCCCCTATCAAACCCAAAATAACCCCTATTTACCAGACTTCTGTTTTTACCTTTGCTGATTTAAACGAACTGGAACTGTACTTCGACCAGCCGGGGCAACATTACATGTACAGCCGCTTTGGTAATCCTAATTCGGATGAGTTAGCAGCCGAAGTAAACAAACTGGAAAAAGGGGACGGGGCGGTGGTAACTTCGTCGGGTATGTCGGCGATTTTAACGGCGGTGCTTACTTTTTGCCAGGCCGGCGATCATATGCTCTGCGCTGAGGAAATTTACGGTGGTTCGGCTACTTTACTTAACCAAGAGTTACAACGTTTAGGTATTACCGTAACTTTTGTGCCTACCGAGCACACCTACAATTTAGCTTCTTACGTGCAAGAAAATACCAAAGCCATTCTGGCCGAAACCTTTAGTAATCCGCTCTTAACCGTACTGGATATTGCCCGTTTGGCAGCGCTTTGCCAGCAACACCAAATTAAATTAATTATTGATAATACTTTTGCCTCACCCGTAATAACCCGTCCCTTAGACTTAGGCGCTGATCTAGTGATGCACAGCGTTACTAAATATTTAGCCGGTCACAGCGATGTTACGGCCGGGGTAATTGTGGCCAAGGGTGAAGAAGCGGCTAAACGGATTAAACAAATCGTGATGTACTACGGGCTAAACTTAAGTCCGTTTGATTCGTGGTTGGCGACCCGGGGTTTGAAAACGTTGCGCCTGCGCATCAAACAACACAGCGCTAATGCTCAGGAAATCGCCATTTTTTTAAGCCAGCATCCTAAAGTACGCCGGGTTTATTACCCCGGCCTCGCGGACCATCCGCAGCATGAACTGGCCCAGCAACAAGGTAAAGGTTTGTTCGGAGGAATGTTATCTTTTCAAATCAGCGATGAACTGGAGAAAGTAAATGCCTTCATGCAGGCTTTGCCCCATATTCCATTTGCCCCGTCTTTGGCCGGCGTTACCACTTCCATCTCGCATCCGCTTCGTACTTCGCACCGTTCTTTTAGCCCCGAAAAGCAGGAAAAACTAGGCATTACGCTCGGCCTGATTCGCCTATCGGTGGGAGTAGAAGAAGCAGAAGATTTAATTCAGGAGCTGGATACAGCATTAGCGGCCATCTAA
- a CDS encoding glycosyltransferase family 39 protein, producing MAPNNNSRFQIILLILVLTKFALSYASVHPAYEFQRDEYLYLDEANHLAWGFLEVPPALSIQAWITKALGNHWYLVRFWPAIFGALTMWVIGLTVKRLQGSWFALALAGVGFLASAYLRINILFQPNALEFLCWTVYFYLLISYIQHPKNKYLYLLGFFVGVGLLNKYSVIFFLAAALPVIAISRYRFMFLKPAFYLALLIGTVVFLPNLIWQWQHQFPFFQHMQELKATQLDLVKPSDFLVDQLLLNLPAAFVWIAGLIALFLAQWTKPYRAIGWIYLVVIGIFLILHGKSYYALGLYPVLMAFGGITWERVLINKHLPYLRPLLLVLPSFLVAPLIPMLLPVLSPEATTRYCQKFKATGVLRWEDGQDHLLPQDYADMLGWEEMATLVRKAYAQIPAAERAETIIWCDNYGEAGAVNYYNAKYQLPRAHSTNASYSLWSPARVNPKIVILVSDEAPTDLLPHFKSAQIVGRLNNPLYRESETQVSILREPDQALLQYWNAEITAERRKFGIE from the coding sequence ATGGCTCCAAACAACAACTCCCGTTTTCAGATTATTTTATTAATACTGGTGCTTACTAAATTTGCGCTTTCTTATGCTTCCGTGCATCCGGCTTACGAGTTTCAGCGTGATGAATACTTATACCTGGATGAAGCCAATCATTTAGCCTGGGGATTTCTGGAAGTCCCGCCGGCTTTGTCTATCCAAGCCTGGATTACAAAGGCGCTTGGGAACCATTGGTACCTGGTGCGTTTTTGGCCCGCTATTTTCGGGGCTTTAACCATGTGGGTAATTGGCTTAACTGTTAAACGCCTGCAAGGTAGTTGGTTTGCGTTGGCGCTGGCGGGTGTTGGTTTTCTAGCATCAGCTTACCTCCGGATTAATATTTTATTTCAACCTAATGCCCTGGAGTTTTTATGCTGGACGGTTTATTTTTATTTACTGATTAGTTACATACAACATCCTAAAAACAAATACCTGTACTTATTAGGCTTTTTTGTCGGGGTAGGATTATTAAACAAATACTCCGTTATCTTTTTTCTGGCGGCAGCACTCCCGGTAATTGCTATTTCGCGGTACCGCTTTATGTTCCTGAAACCAGCCTTTTACCTGGCTTTGTTAATTGGAACAGTAGTTTTTCTCCCAAATCTCATCTGGCAATGGCAGCATCAGTTTCCGTTTTTCCAGCATATGCAGGAGCTAAAAGCTACGCAACTCGATTTGGTAAAGCCTTCCGACTTTCTGGTAGACCAACTGTTACTCAATTTACCGGCGGCTTTTGTTTGGATAGCAGGTTTAATAGCTTTGTTTCTGGCCCAATGGACTAAACCTTACCGGGCAATTGGCTGGATTTATCTGGTGGTAATCGGTATTTTTTTAATATTACACGGCAAAAGTTATTACGCCCTGGGTCTTTATCCGGTACTAATGGCCTTTGGCGGGATAACCTGGGAAAGGGTACTCATTAATAAGCACTTACCCTATTTGCGACCCCTATTATTGGTTTTACCTTCATTCTTAGTAGCTCCTTTAATTCCCATGCTATTACCGGTTTTATCACCGGAAGCTACTACTCGTTATTGCCAGAAGTTTAAAGCAACGGGAGTTTTGCGTTGGGAAGACGGTCAGGACCACTTACTGCCGCAAGATTACGCCGACATGCTGGGCTGGGAAGAAATGGCTACTTTAGTCCGGAAAGCTTATGCCCAAATTCCAGCGGCGGAGCGAGCCGAAACTATCATCTGGTGCGATAATTACGGCGAAGCGGGTGCGGTAAACTATTACAACGCCAAGTACCAATTACCCCGTGCGCACAGTACCAATGCCAGTTACTCTTTGTGGAGCCCCGCCCGGGTAAATCCTAAGATTGTAATTTTGGTAAGTGATGAAGCGCCCACCGACTTATTACCGCACTTTAAATCGGCTCAAATTGTTGGCCGGCTTAATAACCCCTTGTACCGCGAATCGGAAACGCAGGTGAGTATTCTGCGGGAACCGGATCAGGCTTTATTGCAGTACTGGAACGCCGAGATAACAGCTGAACGCCGGAAATTCGGGATAGAATAG